The following proteins are co-located in the Anomalospiza imberbis isolate Cuckoo-Finch-1a 21T00152 chromosome Z, ASM3175350v1, whole genome shotgun sequence genome:
- the LOC137465347 gene encoding E3 ubiquitin-protein ligase Topors-like encodes MATETDGNCAICQNTWDDVASTLPCGHQFCRGCILRWARTNPSCPLCRGAIETVRFSDDAGDSLEIVITAPEQLPAATSSSERAPGGQDENSPHGPVLAHPSSPQETPARAVGGVLPEVWAELFRRRRELLDPVRTWLRQRTETMYGEQWWMARSTQSVILHALCVYGPEQEVMIQSLQAFLEEHTVPLVRGTIDIIVRHCSSGAQRLLHSHSATDEDDSPAASSYSGSSSSIFSSSPSFSSPNNPSSPSPNSPSSSSWTCTPASSPNSPSSSSWTLPSSPQVPTEEEEEAARTEATPSRGQSHPPVVPVSPEQDQPQDEAGASGPSVQSTSPRPSGPTQGRHCLPGRPRRSLKRKASDSPHPCKRPRRQ; translated from the coding sequence ATGGCCACAGAGACAGATGGcaactgtgccatctgccagAACACCTGGGATGACGTGGCTTCtactctgccctgtggccaccagtTCTGCCGGGGCTGCATCCTGCGGTGGGCACGGACAAATCCATCATGcccactgtgcagaggagcaatagagactgtcaggttttctgatgatgccggtgactctctagagatcgtcatcacagcccctgagcagctgccagcagccacgagCTCATCAGAGCGAGCTCCCGGAGGCCAGGACGAGAAcagcccccatggccctgtgctggcccatccctcttctcctcaggagacaccagccagagctgtcggCGGTGTCCTGCCCGAGGTCTGGGCAGAACTTTTCCGTCGACGACGGGAACTTCTGGACCCTGTGCGGACTTGGCTACGCCAAAGGACGGAGACCATGTACGGGGAGCAGTGGTGGATGGCAAGGAGCACACAGAGTGTCATCCTGCATGCTCTCTGTGTGTATGGGCCAGAACAGGAGGTCATGATCCAGAGTCTGCAGGCCttcctggaggaacacacagtgccactggTCCGGGGCACCATCGACATCATtgtgagacactgcagctcaggggcccagaggctgctgcactcccactctgccacagatgaggatgacagcccagcagccagcagctacTCCGgcagctccagttccatcttctccagctcccccagcttctccagccccaacaaccccagctcccccagccccaatagccccagctccagctcttggACATGCACTCCAGCCAGCAGCCCCAAtagccccagctccagctcttggactctacccagcagccctcaagtccccacagaggaagaagaggaagctgccaGAACGGaggccacccccagcaggggtcaaagccatcccccagttgtgccggtgtccccagagcaggaccagccccaggaTGAGGCGGGTGCCTCTGGTCCCTCTGTCCAGAGCACCAGCCCCAGACCCTCTGGTCCCAcccaaggcaggcactgcttgccTGGGCGGCCCCGGCGGTCCCTAAAGAGAAAGGCCTCGGactctccccacccctgcaaGAGGCCCCGCCGCCAGTAG